In the Flavobacterium sp. 90 genome, CGGCCTGGGAAGCGTTGTTTAATGCCGGTCTTTTGCAGAAAGGACAGACTGTTTTGCTGCAGGGCACAGGTGGAGTTTCACTCTTTGCGCTGCAATTTGCAAAGGCTGTCGGAGCCCGAGTAATCATTCTCTCAAGTAGCGATGAGAAACTGCAAAGAGCTAAGACACTTGGTGCTGATGAAATAATCAATTACAAAAAGGATATTGACTGGGCCAAAAAAATAATGGAGCTAACCGAAGGGAATGGTGTTGATCTGGCACTTGAGATGTCATGGACAGATATTGACAAGACCACACAGGCTATGAAGCTTGGTGGCCGTATAGCTGTTGTGGGAATGCTTGGAGGGATATTGGCAGAACTCTCAGTTCTGGGTGTCATGCTGAAGAGCCTTTCTATTGTTGGGATACAGGCCGGTTCTAAAAGCTCTTTTTTAGAGATGAATAAGGCTGTAGAGACAAATAATATCAAACCGGTAATTGATAAGGTATTTTCAGTATCGGAATTAAAACAAGCCGTTGACTATTTTGGAAAAGGGCAACACTTTGGCAAAATTGTTTTAAAATTTTAAAAAGGGTTGTTCTAATAAATTTAAAATAAAAAATAAAAAGATGAAATTAAGAATCTACATAATAGGCCTTTTGATGGCTGTAATCTCAGGGATTCAGGCTCAGGGAGATACATCTAAAAAGGAAAACATAAAAACCGTTTTACTAATAAATGCACATCTGGTTTATCCGGGATTATCAGAAGGGACTTTAAATAAATCATTTTATGAAGAAGCCAAAAAGTTTTTTATCTCTCAGGGATGGCGCATTTTAGAAACAAAAATTTCTGATGGGTATGATGTTGAAAAGGAGGTAGAGAAACATATGCAGGCAGATCTTATCATATTACAGACTCCTGTAAATTGGGAATCGACTCCATGGATTTATAAAAAGTATGTGGATGATGTTTTCACAAGTGCCATGTTCAGCAAAAAATTCCTGACAGGTGACGGAAGAACAGCCGCTGATCCTTCAAAGCAGTATGGTACAGGAGGAAATATGCAAAGCAAAAAGTTCATGCTGTGTGCCACATGGAATGCTCCTGAGGAAAGTTTTAATGATCCCTCACAGAAGCTATTTAAAGGAAAAAGCGCGGACGATGCCTTATTTAACGTGGCAGTAAACTACAGTTTTGTGGGTTTTGAAGTACTGCCAGGATATCATTGTTATGATATATTCCATAACAAACATATTAAAGAAGACTTAAAGAAATACCCAGGACATTTAAGAAAGGTTCTGAAATTATAATATAAATCATAATACAATACATAATTTAGAAAATAATGGAAAACACAAAAAAAGTTTTATTGATCAATACGCACCTTACTTATCCAAATTGGTCTGAGGGAACATTAAATGACGCATTTATTGCCAAAGCAAAGGATTTTTTTGAAGCAAAAAAATATGAAGTTTTAGAAACAAAAATTGAAGAGGGCTACAGCCCGGAGGATGAAGTTGAAAAACATCTTCAGGCTGAGATCATTATTCTTCAGATGCCGGTCAATTGGTTTGGTGCTCCGTGGATCTACAAGAAATATGTTGATGAGGTATTTAACAGCGGTTTGTTTAGTAAAAAATTCCTTTCTGATGATGGAAGAACAAGGGAAGATGCTTCAAAACAGTATGGTACAGGTGGACACCTACAGGGGAAAAAATTTATGATCTCTGCTACTTGGAATGCGCCTGCCGCAGCATTTGATGACCCGAAACAAGGATTATTAGAGGGTAGAGGAACAGCTGATTTATTGCTTCCAATATGGAGTAATTACCGTTTCTGTGGGGTTGAGATTACCGAGGGCTACAATTGCTTTGATATTTTCAAAGATTCACAAATTGAACTGGATCTTGAGAACTATCCAAAACACCTGGAGAAAATTTTAAATACTCCGCTTTAGGGGATTGACCCAAAAAACAGCACTATATAAGTATGTGCAAGTATTTTGCACATTGACAAATTCGGTTCTGCGATCAAAATGAAAAAATATTTCAAGTGAAGAACTAGTTGTGTTTTTAATTCGTCAAAAAAGGCTGCTTGAGAAACAGCCTTTTTTGTTTTTGTAATTATCAGCTCCACTAAGTAATCGAAAATCATTATCTAAACAAAACATTTTGAAAACACAGATAATTAAATCTAAGATAATCCTAAAGGCACCTTTAAAACTGGTATTTGAGACTTTTTTTAAGTTTGATTTTCTGCAGATTTTCAAAGGTATATGGTTTGTTCCGAATTTTGATTATTTAGTTCTCAGCGGACGAGACTGCAGGCCCGGTGACGAGCATAAAATTTACTTTGACAGTGGTGAAACGGCAATTTTAACGCTTAACACTTTTCTACCCCAATTGTCATTTTCAGCAGAAGTGGGGCATTTTAGTTTTCGCCGCTACAGCGGTCTGGACTCAATAGAATACTGTTTTTATTTCTCGGAGGATTCATCCGGGACTCTCTGTACAATAAATTGTGAGTACCATTTCAAATATAGAAAAAAGTTAGGGATACTCCTTTTTGAATTTTTTGCCAGAGAAATGATTCGTAGAAATCTTGATGAAGTCCTGACATTGGCCGGCAGGGAATTAAGTCCTGAGGGATTGAGTATTAAATTTAAAAAATGAATTTAAATGAGTAAAAGTATACATTCATTTGTCAGAGTTTCGGCTCCATGTGGGGAAGTTTTTCCTTATTTTTTTTCTCTGAATCTACTACAGGTTTTCAAAGGGTTTTGGTTTGTTCCCAATATTGAGTCGGCTTTTTTTAAAATCAAATCTGCAAAACCCGGAAGCGAGAGATTAATCTATTTTGAGGACTGCTCAACGGCAGTTTGTCAATTGTTTGATTTTACACCTCAAGTTTCTTTTTCGGTTCAAATAGATAATTTTACCTCAAGTTGTTTTATAGGGCTTGAGGCGATGCGTTGTCATTTTTCCTTTTCGGATTCAGGATCGGGGATGACTCAGGTAAACTCCCATTATCAATTTAAGATGCACTCACCATTTTGGAATTTATTATTTGAAGTTTTTTTTCGTCGGATTATGCAACAAAGACTTGATTCCGTTTTGATTCAGACTGCAAAAGAATTGAAATTTTTCATTGATTGGAAACTTACATTGGATTGACTCTGAATATATCCAATAATTGGAAATATATTAAGCACTGGTAACGTTAATAATAATTTTTTGTCCCACTAATCTTTAGTGTGACAATTACAGATTTAAACAGCTTTTGTCTGGCTATTAATCAAAATTCCGGAAAACCGGATATGTGGCGTTTTCAAAACGAACAATGGCGAATAGGGAAAACATCTTTTGAAGCTCCTTTAACCTATGAGGCTAATTTACCTGTAGCTCATGTCCAGAATATTAAAACACCGCTTTTGTTATGGAGTGGCAAACAAGACCAACATTGATCCACATCAGAGTATCGAATTCTATTTGGCACTTCGTTGATTGGGTAAAAAAAGATAACACTATTTTACCCCAATGAAGGGTATGTTCTGACTAATGCGACAAACCAAAAAGACCTTACGATTCGTATACAGGATTTGGATATTTCCTGAAAAATGAGCCGCCGACGCAGTGGATTAAAGAAGGATTGAAGTAATTATCGGATATTATTAAAAAGGAAGCCTAGCAGGACAATTTTCGAACCATTTTCTAAATGATTTGAAGAAATTGAATGTCTCGTTTTAATTGATTTTTCTCTAATCTCCCTGTAATTAACTTGATTTTTCTTTTATCCATTTAGTAACTTCATCTAAAACAAATGGTGAAAAGGTTTGCTCGATTTGCCCATATTCAATTGGCAAACCAGTATTACATTCTTGAAATAAATGATTGAGATTTGGAAACATAATTATTGTTGCTTTGTTCCCTCTTTTATTTAGTGCATTTTGAATCGCATTCAAATTCTCTTTTGGAGCAACTTGCAAATCCTTAGCACCATTTACAGCAAGAACATTACAATCTACCTTTTCTAAAACAAGTGAAGGATCAAATTTTAAAAAATATCTCATCCACTTACTTGTCAATTGATTAACCTGCTGAGATATAAAATCTTCATTATCCATTTTTTTAGATGTATCACTATCAGTCATTTTATTCAAATTAACTTTTAACAGCTTCTCGATATCCATCTTTAAAGTTTGATCATCTTTCGTATTCAAAACTAGTTTAAATAATTCTGAATTAATTTTTTTTGTTTTTTCAATTTCCTCTTTAGAAATTCCACTCGCACTTGAAATTAATTCCTGTTGTTGTAAAAGTACTTTATCACCAGACATCCCAGTACTTGCAAGTAAAACAATAAAATTTATGTCTTTTGTTTTGGAAGCAACTATTGAAGCCACAATTCCACCTTCGCTGTGACCAATCAGCCCCATTTTTTTTATGTCAATCTCTTTTCTGGTTTTTAAATAAATAATAGCATTTTCAACATCTTCAGCAAAATCGGCAGTTGTTGAAGGTCTAAAATCTCCTTCGGACTGACCAACACCACGTTCATCATATCTTAATACTGCAATTCCATTTCTTGTGAGATAATCTGCTATAACTAAAAATGGCTTATGCCCCATTAATTCTTCATCTCTATTTTGTGGACCACTTCCGGTTATTAATACTACTACGGGAAATTTACCGTCTTTTGCCGGTAAAGACAAGGTTCCTTTTAAAGAATTTTCAGAGTTATTTTTAAAACTAACTTCTTCAGTATAATACGGATAAGGTTTTTGAGGTTCCTGGGGTCTATTGAGTTTTTCTTTTTCAATTTTTCCTTTAGACAGATTCATAGAAAAGATTTGCCCGTTCTGTTTGAATGTTCCTATAATAGCATCATCTTTCAGTGTTCCTGTATATTCAATTTGAGCGTTAGGAATGGCTAATTTTAAAACCGAATTCTCCAAATTAGTATTGGTCACAGGGATATCTTTTACTCCTTGATCAGGACTATCCATGGTAGTAATAAAACCTTTTTCAGTTTTGGTTATATTAAAAACTAACCTTAATTGAGCCTCTTTCAGTATTCCGGTCCATTGCCCGGTAATATCCTGAGCACTACTAAAATTTATTGCAAAGAAAAATAATACTAATAAACTAATTTTTTTCATAAAATTATTTGTGTTTTTATTATAAATATTGTGAATTACTACAGTTACCAGAAGACTTGTTTAGGAGTTACTGTATTGTAAATTTCATATGTAAAAATTCTTTCTTGATATCCCTCCGATAGGTTTTTTAATAAAAGAACACTATTAGCAGGAACATTTTGAAAATTTATAAAGGAGTCCTTTGCTTTTTTAGCGCCTAAACTTTTCCAGCCAAAATCGAAATAGAAAAGTTCATAGGTGTTATTTTTTTCAATAAAGTTATAAGTATTTCTGGCAACTATTTTTATAGCTTTTATTTTCTTTATTTTACTTTGGCTACGATCAATTCCTATCCAATTTTCTTTGGATGAAGAAAAGTAATATGTTCTGCTATCATTATCGAAGAGATTACTAATATTTTTAAATTTTGGGTCAAACTGATAATACTTTGATTCATTAAGCTGATCCTTCTCATTGTCAAAAATAAACTGCAATTCGGCTAAATTTACCTGACCGGATTCATTGGGTAAATACCTGTAATAATTGAAATCGTATTGAGAATTTAATTTGACTTTATTATCGTTTTGAGGATAATCTTTAAAAGTAAAAATGTCTTTTTTATCTTTAAAATTTTTAAAATTTGATCCTTGAATTTTAGCACCGGCAACTTCCTTGTAAAAGTTTCCTTCTTCAAAACTTATAGGGAATTTTCTAAAAAGCCTTATAGTTTGTACAAAACTTTTTGAGGGAAACATATAACTTATTTCTCTTGTCCAGTTATGTATCTTAAATGGATTCTCAACTGGAATAATTTCAGCACCCTTATAATAACCAATGAACAAGATAGAATCATCAAAATAAGATATATCATTAAAAAATATTTTTTTGTGATGAATTTCAGCTTTTTGTAAACAAACAAATTCTTTACTCATACCAAATGTAAATAGATACAGGTCTTTAGAAACAGTGGTGTTTAGCTCCAATTTAAGATTACCAATCTTCCTTTCTTGATACTGTTTAGTCACGTCAATAACATTAGGGTTCTCCAATGGACTTTTATCAGAACCACGTAAATTGTTCGTATACACATGTCTAAAATACTTAACCCCTCTAAACAAACATGGTTCCCATTTCTCTCCAGCATTAAAAGAAAAGTTTTTCTTTTGAATTAATGTTACCCAATAGTGTGATCCTCCAAAATTACCAAACTGAGGAATAAAATCTAATGCAACTGGTAATCCAATACTTCTTGCCAGGGCTGTATACAATAAGTATCTTGGCATACACAATCCTATGGGGTTCTTATCTAAACTTATAAGATTAGGACAAGGTAATTCAAGTTTGCTGTAAAATTTAAATTGCTTAATCAAACTATCGTTTAAGATTCTACAGACTACTTCAGGATCCTCAATTTTATTTTTCAAAAGATACTTAACTAAACTTTTATTTTTATGAAAAAAAAACGCTCGCCAATTTGAAAAAGGTTCACCCAAAATCCTATGAGGAAGGATGTACTGGCAAAAATCATTAAAAGGAACTTTCTTTGCCCAGGGAAATTTATAAGCTTCAAATGCCAAATCGACATTTTCAATTAAATCTTTTGCCTTAATCAAATCTGAATCTGAAATTTCGGTAGTATTAAATACAGGAGGATACTGATATTTTTTACGAAAATCAAATGTATCTGACATACTTGAGATATACATTTTTTTATAAATCGAAACAATTTCATTATCAGCAATTTTAGTTAATCCTTTTTTGTTGTCCAGATTTGCAATCAAAAAGTGCATTGCTTTTCGTTTTAACGAATCTTTTGGATCCGAATAATGATTTAAAGCAGCTTTTAGCTCAGGATATTGATCAACTCTTTCTAATAATGTTTTGTTCTTTTCTAATTCATTCTTCAAATTAATTGTTACCGAGTTATGTTTCTTACAGCTAATAAGTAATGATACAGTGATGTATAAAAACAAATAAATAATATTTTTTTTCCCCTTAGACATAACTTTAATTATTTTTATTTAAATATGTTTTTAACTCTTCTTTCATCAGTATCACATCTGCATTAATTATTTTAGGTTTAATTTTTAAAATTTCTTTAGTTAAAGAATCTGCTTTACTTTTATTTCCCGAAGAATAGTAAAGTTTTGCAAGAGCGTATTTTGGATATATTTTGGAAGGTGAAATATTTATTAAATAATCCAAATCCTTTATGGCTTTTTTATATTCTTTTCTTTCGAAATGAATTCTATAGAGATAATGGTATAAAGCGGGGGAATTCAGCCATTTATTACTGTTTTCGGCTACAAATGCAGCTCGCTTGTAATCGTTTTTTTCAATTAAAAAGTCACAATATTTATAAATATACCTGTCCGAGTATTGCAATTCTGAAAATGCACTGCTTAAATTAAGAGCATAATTTGGTTTCTTATCATTTTGAATACTCCAATTGATTGCTATATAACCAGCCCGGTTATAGATAAATAATCCTGCTAAAATAACAGTGGAAAAAGAGATGAATTTAATCGGTAATTTATTTTTAAAATTCAAATTAAAAACGAATTCAGTCCTTATTTGCTTTGATAGTAATGCAAGCCCAACAAAAAAGAAACATCCAATGGGGAAATATCGCAATACAGACCACCCTAAAAATAGCGGTATAAAAGACCAAAATACCCCATTAAAAAATGGTTTTGTCAAGCTATTCTTGTCTTTAAAATAAAATAAACATATCATTAAAGCCAATAGAAAAGCTATGCCAAGTAAACCCATTTCTACACCAAGTTGAAAAAACTCATTAAAAGCAGATTCTGAATAATCTGCTAAAAAAGACTCTTTGGTCCGATCTGATAATTCTAAAAAATACAAGGATTGATATTTGTTATATTCAAATGCAAATCTTCCAAATCCAACCCCGAAAAATAAGTTTTCAGGAATAATAGCCAAACATTTTTTCCATATAAATATCCTGCCCAATGAAGAATCTGATTTTACAAACGTAATCAGGTAAACAAGTAATCCAATAAAAAAAGCTGAGATACCAAATTTTACTTTATTAGTAATTTTAATTTTTGTTAAAGCAACAATTACAGTTAGCGATAAAATTACAGATATCAATGCGGCTCTAGATTTTAAATTATAAATTAAAAACATAATTAAAATCAGAGGTATCAATATTTTTACACATATAATTCTAAAAGTATATTTTTTTAAAGGCTGAATTATATAGGGTGTCAAAATGGAAATACTGATGGCAGTAAAAGCAGGATGTCCGTAACTTCCTCCAATTGTATAATTAGAGTTTAAGTTGGGGATCATGTTATTGCTTTGTAAAAAACAATATATCGATTCAATAAAAAGAATTGATACTGCCGTAAACTGCAAATAAGAAAAAATCTCAGAGTAAGATATTTTTGATTGTCTAACGATAAAATAGACACAAAAAACAGCAGAAAACTCAAAGAAAGCTTCACTAAAGATATCGGTATTTGAAAAGAGGTTATTTACAAATATATACCCATAAAACAGCAATACAACCAAATCAAGTAAATGAAGTTTAACAGATTGTAATCTTGTTGTAATGACATAAGTATAAAGTTCTACTAAAAAAAGTACTATTACAAAACAGATACTAAAAAAGCTGGCATTAAGAAAATTAGGGATAAAATAAGAAATATTGATATGCATCAAAATAAAGCACAATAACAGCAATGGATAATTATATTCTTGCAATTTGTTGGTAAGAAGTGATGCCATAATCTATTTATAGCCATAAAAATGGCTATAATTGAATTTTAAATATTAATGTATTTGCGCTTACTATTTATGGGCAATTAATTAAAGTCTTAATAGAAAAAAAACAGGAATAAGTATTAGTATTAAAAATACAATAAACCAAATCACAGATTTGGAATTTGCAAAATTTATTGTAAAACCCAATTTTTCATTTCTTTTTGGAGGAAATAACCGTTTATCTTCTTTGTTGTAATAAAAAACACCCCATTTCCAATATTTAGGATCAGAACTCCAATTGTCGTTTTGTTTATTAGTTTCCATAATTATATTTTTAAGTGAAAATTATTGTTTTTTTCGGTATTTTACCACAATGTCAGGATTTATTGCTAAGAGACTATCTATAAAATCCTTCTTCTGTTTTGGAGAAACTAAAATTCTGCCGCTTTTACCGTGCAAAATTTCTAATCTGTCAATTGATGCGGCAGGAGAGCTTACTAAACTGCGGGTCTCTGAAATTTGTGTAATCGTTTTAATGTCAATATTATTATTAACAAGAAATCCAAAACGTATATTTAAGTTTTCTTTGGCAACAGTGTATATTGTATTGTAAAATAAATAAAAAATAAATATAACAGGCAGCGAAAGAAGGCTGGCTGTAATCCCATCTTTGCGGCTAAAACAATAATAGATTGGCCAAGCAGATGAAATTACAAATAAGAGGATTATTCCAAAATCAATTTTTGATTTATATGTTTTCATTTTTTTTTAATTTATATAGTCAATTAAAACGTTTTATCTTTTATTGCGAAAGGCAAAGTATTATGAATTAATACTATTTCTTGTTTAGCCTCTATTCTTAATTTACTTTTTGAAGTAGGGAAGACATTATTTTTGTAATGATATAATGCCGCACTTATACAACCCTCATTTTGGTCAAAATCATTGGCAACATCATCTTCTTTATAATAATTAGGTATAAAACCATTTTTTTCTAATGATTCGTCTTTTGCATTGTATGTTTTAAAAGAAACCGGTGCTAAAATATAATTATGAAAAGGTACAGTATACATCCCCACTAGTTTTCCTTGTGTTTCCTCACCAATCAAAATGGTATTTGTATAAGGCTTTATGGCATTGATCAGCATTTCGCTCGAAGAGGCCGTATTGTGGCTCACTATAAAATAAATTGTTTTTAAATCCAATCTTTGGTCTGATGCTGAAAAAAAAGTAGTGGAATCGAACATAGCATAATCAGTATTGTGTTTAGTTGTATACATTGTTTTCCCTACAGCCCCGGAAGGGATTAGCATATTGGCGAGATTTTCCATTACGCTGGTGAGACCACCTCCATTGTATCTCAAATCAATAATCAAGACTTCAACAGCATTCGCTTTAAAATCATCAAAAATTACAGGTAATTTGTTGTTCAACGAATTTATAAATGTGCTTATATTTAAATAACCTACTTTTTTATTATTTACGTCAAAATAATTATTTGCCATAACCGGCTCTAATACATAGGGTTCTTTTGAAATTATTAAGGTTTTATTAACTTGTGTTTCCTTGTCAAAATATACTATTGATAATTTAGTGTTAGTGTTAAACTCTTTGGATATCAAATCAATATTGGCTATTGTTGCCTTGATATCATTGATACTCAAAACCTGTAATCCTCTATATAATCCATTTTTATGTGCAAAAGAATTCTGTTGCACGGCAGAAATTCTTAAATCCTGGGAATCTTTAAATCTGAAACTGCATCCAAAATCATTTGAGCTTCCCTGTAATAAATTATTCCAGGTTTCTTTTTCGATTGCAAAACTCCAATTATCTATTGGAAGTCCCTGATCATTTTTAGGACTATATTTTCTGAACTCGATCAACAATTCAAGAGGTGTTTTGAAATGTGATGGATTAAAGTCTTTATTATCCTTGATTCCGGTATTCCATAAATACATTTCTTTGGAAATAATAAAACTACTATCTAAAAGCACAGTATGAGAATCTGCTGCGCTCTGAAAATTATCATCTTTGCTGCAGGAACAAAATAGTGATCCTAATATAAACAGCATTAAAAAATGTTTTGTCATAATTAATTTATTACATTTTACAATGCGCTATTTTTTTTAAAAATATATTGAGGAAGAGACAAAAAACCTTTAAAATCTATCGATTTGTCCAATGGCAGTAAATAAATAATCAAACCACCAACCATAGCTAAATAAAATGAACCTAAGCCATGAATAATCCATATCATAAAATGGAAGACCAAACCAAAATAGAAAAGAATTCTTTTATGTTTCTGCGAACAAAAAATAGCAGAAAATAAAAGGACTTCTAACAGCAGCACTCCCCATGTGATGAGAATATAACAAATTTTATAATTGATTAATGGGTTTAGTATAGTATGAAGGAAATCATTTGCACCAAATGGATGGTTGTTGTACCAATAATAAAAAGCAGAGCCATCTTTCCATTCTGCAACTTTAAATTTTTCTACAAACGAAAAAAAGTACAGTATACACATTTGCAGCTGAATGATAACCAAACAGGAATAACTGAATTCCGTAAAAAAATCAGGACGTTTATATTGGAAATAATCGTTGCT is a window encoding:
- a CDS encoding NAD(P)-dependent alcohol dehydrogenase codes for the protein MKSIVIHKAYGLENIAIRERPTPIINENEVLVRIKAISFNKLDMMIAAGALEKPLPHTLGSDAAGIVEQIGSKVTALKIGDAVSTHYIQAWQSGALKNSDLKSRLGAELPGVFSEYIAIPEQYLVKIAANLTFEEAASMPLAGVTAWEALFNAGLLQKGQTVLLQGTGGVSLFALQFAKAVGARVIILSSSDEKLQRAKTLGADEIINYKKDIDWAKKIMELTEGNGVDLALEMSWTDIDKTTQAMKLGGRIAVVGMLGGILAELSVLGVMLKSLSIVGIQAGSKSSFLEMNKAVETNNIKPVIDKVFSVSELKQAVDYFGKGQHFGKIVLKF
- a CDS encoding NAD(P)H-dependent oxidoreductase, whose protein sequence is MKLRIYIIGLLMAVISGIQAQGDTSKKENIKTVLLINAHLVYPGLSEGTLNKSFYEEAKKFFISQGWRILETKISDGYDVEKEVEKHMQADLIILQTPVNWESTPWIYKKYVDDVFTSAMFSKKFLTGDGRTAADPSKQYGTGGNMQSKKFMLCATWNAPEESFNDPSQKLFKGKSADDALFNVAVNYSFVGFEVLPGYHCYDIFHNKHIKEDLKKYPGHLRKVLKL
- a CDS encoding NAD(P)H-dependent oxidoreductase — encoded protein: MENTKKVLLINTHLTYPNWSEGTLNDAFIAKAKDFFEAKKYEVLETKIEEGYSPEDEVEKHLQAEIIILQMPVNWFGAPWIYKKYVDEVFNSGLFSKKFLSDDGRTREDASKQYGTGGHLQGKKFMISATWNAPAAAFDDPKQGLLEGRGTADLLLPIWSNYRFCGVEITEGYNCFDIFKDSQIELDLENYPKHLEKILNTPL
- a CDS encoding alpha/beta fold hydrolase; protein product: MKKISLLVLFFFAINFSSAQDITGQWTGILKEAQLRLVFNITKTEKGFITTMDSPDQGVKDIPVTNTNLENSVLKLAIPNAQIEYTGTLKDDAIIGTFKQNGQIFSMNLSKGKIEKEKLNRPQEPQKPYPYYTEEVSFKNNSENSLKGTLSLPAKDGKFPVVVLITGSGPQNRDEELMGHKPFLVIADYLTRNGIAVLRYDERGVGQSEGDFRPSTTADFAEDVENAIIYLKTRKEIDIKKMGLIGHSEGGIVASIVASKTKDINFIVLLASTGMSGDKVLLQQQELISSASGISKEEIEKTKKINSELFKLVLNTKDDQTLKMDIEKLLKVNLNKMTDSDTSKKMDNEDFISQQVNQLTSKWMRYFLKFDPSLVLEKVDCNVLAVNGAKDLQVAPKENLNAIQNALNKRGNKATIIMFPNLNHLFQECNTGLPIEYGQIEQTFSPFVLDEVTKWIKEKSS
- a CDS encoding O-antigen ligase family protein, which codes for MASLLTNKLQEYNYPLLLLCFILMHINISYFIPNFLNASFFSICFVIVLFLVELYTYVITTRLQSVKLHLLDLVVLLFYGYIFVNNLFSNTDIFSEAFFEFSAVFCVYFIVRQSKISYSEIFSYLQFTAVSILFIESIYCFLQSNNMIPNLNSNYTIGGSYGHPAFTAISISILTPYIIQPLKKYTFRIICVKILIPLILIMFLIYNLKSRAALISVILSLTVIVALTKIKITNKVKFGISAFFIGLLVYLITFVKSDSSLGRIFIWKKCLAIIPENLFFGVGFGRFAFEYNKYQSLYFLELSDRTKESFLADYSESAFNEFFQLGVEMGLLGIAFLLALMICLFYFKDKNSLTKPFFNGVFWSFIPLFLGWSVLRYFPIGCFFFVGLALLSKQIRTEFVFNLNFKNKLPIKFISFSTVILAGLFIYNRAGYIAINWSIQNDKKPNYALNLSSAFSELQYSDRYIYKYCDFLIEKNDYKRAAFVAENSNKWLNSPALYHYLYRIHFERKEYKKAIKDLDYLINISPSKIYPKYALAKLYYSSGNKSKADSLTKEILKIKPKIINADVILMKEELKTYLNKNN
- a CDS encoding DUF5808 domain-containing protein — translated: METNKQNDNWSSDPKYWKWGVFYYNKEDKRLFPPKRNEKLGFTINFANSKSVIWFIVFLILILIPVFFLLRL
- a CDS encoding PH domain-containing protein, which encodes MKTYKSKIDFGIILLFVISSAWPIYYCFSRKDGITASLLSLPVIFIFYLFYNTIYTVAKENLNIRFGFLVNNNIDIKTITQISETRSLVSSPAASIDRLEILHGKSGRILVSPKQKKDFIDSLLAINPDIVVKYRKKQ
- a CDS encoding S41 family peptidase, which translates into the protein MTKHFLMLFILGSLFCSCSKDDNFQSAADSHTVLLDSSFIISKEMYLWNTGIKDNKDFNPSHFKTPLELLIEFRKYSPKNDQGLPIDNWSFAIEKETWNNLLQGSSNDFGCSFRFKDSQDLRISAVQQNSFAHKNGLYRGLQVLSINDIKATIANIDLISKEFNTNTKLSIVYFDKETQVNKTLIISKEPYVLEPVMANNYFDVNNKKVGYLNISTFINSLNNKLPVIFDDFKANAVEVLIIDLRYNGGGLTSVMENLANMLIPSGAVGKTMYTTKHNTDYAMFDSTTFFSASDQRLDLKTIYFIVSHNTASSSEMLINAIKPYTNTILIGEETQGKLVGMYTVPFHNYILAPVSFKTYNAKDESLEKNGFIPNYYKEDDVANDFDQNEGCISAALYHYKNNVFPTSKSKLRIEAKQEIVLIHNTLPFAIKDKTF